aaagtTTTGTGTTTTGACCTACTGTTGGaacatgaacagtaaattttttttctccaaaaaatagGTATAAAGTATCTACAGGAGATACTCTTAATTCAGCTAGCTAACAAGAACTGCGTTTTGAGAAACTTATCAAACGCACAGTGATATTTGGTATAAAAGCACTTAAATTAAGAGTGACCAATGGGCTCTTCATCCTCAATCAAACACCACAAAAGAAGACTAAGACCAAGACCAAGACAGGAAACAAGCAATAACAAGTCACAGGAAGACTAGACACACCCAGTGAAGACTACCAGAACCAGCAAAAGGAGCAACCACGAAAACCACCAACAACAAGCACAGCAACAAGGGAGACCAGcatcaacaattaaaaaaccccCACAGCAACAAgagaatcaaaacaaaaatctcagaGGAACAAAGGTAACAGATCGAACACTACCCAAaacattttccattttcttgCTCCAATCCATTGAATACACCATATATTCGTATAAAGGTATAACCGAAAgaggtttgttttgttttttttttttttgtttttatatgaagagagagagttttgtttGTTAATATATGAATAAACCGAGAGAGTTCTAGAAGGGTACCGGGTACGGGCATACAtaagggttttctttttttttttttcttttttttttggttgttgctAAAATATGGACTTATTTTTGTtggtagaaaaaataatatggaCATACATAATTATTAAAACACTGATTGTATCgtgaatattttttaattttttgtatgtgcattataagatatatataaaaaaatttataaaaaaattatatataaaaatataaatagaagaTGAAAACTCGTtataaatgcaaaatatatttaaactaATGACTAATATAATAatcatttatataataatatttaacaaaactaactaaataaatcaaattaacatatatatatatatatatatataacttcaaattaattaaactaaCATATTAGCcaaaatatataacatattctataaaatatataacatattagccaaaataataatttcttttcatcataATCTTGTCTAATCCATAACATCTAAGTCAATATTATCATCATGTTCATTcttttgcaaaattattttttcattatcaaaattatttttttcatcaaaattttctttttgaaaagtGTGCATGTGGGATGAagctaataataaaaataacaacgacaacaacaacaataaaaacaacTGACCTTCGATTGACTTCTgataagaaattatttattttatgtgctCTAATGTTCGGTTTTGTGCCAAGAAACTTCCATGAAATTGCAATGAATCAATCAAGTATTTTTAGAATACTACGAGTGTAAAATTAATGCGTACTCCTTATTCTCATATAAATATAGGtcttaataattaaatttatagtgggaTCAATTATTCAAGTAAAAGGAAAGAGTAGGCATTTATTGTACTCCtggataattcaataattttacaaatcaGTATGACATTTGGAAAGTTAAAGAGTTATTGGTCACACCCAAAGTAATAAAAAGCGTCTATATGAAAGGCTCCTCTTGAATGCTTTCACCTTCATCCTAATTTTTCAATTCACTTTCCTTAGTTACATTACATCGACAATCCCTTTATGgttttctttctcctcctttCAGATCTTCTTACATCTCCTCATAAAATCCAATGGCTCTTATGACCAGCAAAGGAGCATCATCAACCTCTTTCGCCCATCGATACAAGAACTTTAATGTCTTCTTGAGTTTCGAAGGTGAAGATATCTGCCTTGGTTTCGCGGGTCATTTGTGTAACACTTTGCGTCGTCAGGGTATTCACACCTTCATCGTTGATAATCTCCTAAGAGAAGAACAAATTTCTGCACAACATCTCAAAACCATTGAGAGCTCAATGGTTTCAATAATCATATTCTCTAAAAATTATGCATCCTCGACTTGGTGCTTAGATGAACTTGTCCAGATTATTGAGTGTAAGAAGAATGATCAGTTGGTGCGACCAATTTTTTACAACATGGATCCATTGGAAGTTAAAAAAGGAAAGTTTGAGGAAGAACTAGctaaacatgaagaaaaattcaaagataACGAGAAGGTACAAAGGTGGAGGGAAGCTCTATGTGAAGCATCCAATATACATGGTTGGCATTACAAGCACAAGTATGTATTTAATGATTATTGTTGTatttttactagttttaatgattttgtgATGACCACTAGATTCCATTgttaaacaacaacaacaacaaccccTAACCGTTTGATTCCCCTCCCTCccctcctccccccccccccccggctctctagttttgaaaaattattaaagcattttttttttctcatcataTTTATACTAAGGTAATGAGCTATAgattaatgataaaaataaaagaacttaATATTAGCTTATGTTGCCAATTTATTAGGAATTTCTCCCACGTattatttagaaattttaaaaaggcattcttaataattttgaattttccaaGAAATTTGTGCCAAAAGCCTAAAACTAATttcctagcaaaaaaaaaaaaaaaaaatcctaatccaataaaaatgataagatCTATAAATTACATATGCcagtttaattaaaaatagtttagttttaatacaaaaattaaacctCTTGAATTTAGTTCATGTTgatatttctattttatactctaACTCACCtcatgtttttatgctttgtgaATGATAGTTGCAGTGAGTCCAAATTTATCCAAGAAATTGTCAAAGAgatctcaaattttaaattaaaccgCATGCCATTATTTGTTGCTAAATATCCAGTTGGAATAAGTCATCGTGTAGAAGCCATAAAATTACTTTTAGATATTGGGTCAAATGATGTTCGTGTGATAAAGGTGTATGGCCTTGGTGGAGTGGGCAAGACTACCACGGCTAAAGCCGTTTATAACATGATTTATGTTCATTTTGAAGGAAGCAGCTTTCTAGAAAATGTTAAAGACAAGTTTGAGACATTTGATGGTGCAATCAAATTACAAGAGACACTTCTTTATGATATTTTAGGGGGTATAAATTTGAAGGTTCACAATGCATGCAGAGGAATCAATTTGATAAAGGAAAGACTTTCCAATAAAAGGattcttttaattcttgatgatgtggataGATCAGACCAAATAGAAACATTAATTGGAAAATGTGATTTGTTTGCTTCTGGAAGTAGAATCATTATAACCACAAGAGACAAAAACTTGCTAGCTACTCTTGGAAAAGGTCTTTTAACCTATAGGGTTAAGGAATTAGATGATCATGAAGCTCatgaattattttgtttgcatGCGTTCCAAAGAAACAAACCCAAGGAAGATTATTTAGAAATTGCAAACCAATTTATAAGCTATGCTAAAGGCATTCCACTAGCTCTAGCAATATTAGGTGCTGATTTGTATGGAAGAAATAAAATGGAATGGAAAAGCGCATTAAATAAGTATGAAAAAATTCCTaacaaagaaattcaaaaaatactcCAAAAGAGTTATGAAGGATTGGATGAAACTGAACGagatatttttcttgatattgcaTGTTTATTCAAGGGATTTTGCAAGAGTTATGTTGTAGATATACTAAATTCTTGCAATTTATACCCAATTATTGGTATTCAAAGACTTACTGAGAAGTGTCTCATAACTGTTGATCGACATGATAAATTATGGATGCATGACTTGGTAGAACAAATGGGTAGAGAAATTGTTCGACAAGAATCGCCACATATACCTGGAATGCGTAGCAGGCTATGGTGTTATGAGGATTCTCTTGAAGTATTGACGAAAAATACGGTATAACTTGGTTTCATTccccttttcccttttcttgatagggaaaatttaatgaatttcttaatttttggtttttgctggatatatatatatatatatataatagttattatatttttggtgAATTCTTTTGCATGATGTGATTCACTAAATGTTTTTCCTAATTAGGGATCAAAAAAAATTCGAGGCCTGATGATATGCTCACCTAAACGAGCAAAGTTGCAATTAGAAGCTAAATGTcttgaaaagatgaaaaatctCAAGTACCTTATAGTTAATAATGTAGATATTTGTGGGGGTATTGAATATCTTCCCAATGAATTAAGGTTACTTGATTGGCCCGAATTTCCTTTCTCTTCCTTACCATTCAATTTTCGTCCTCAAAAACTTATTGC
This genomic stretch from Quercus lobata isolate SW786 chromosome 3, ValleyOak3.0 Primary Assembly, whole genome shotgun sequence harbors:
- the LOC115980444 gene encoding TMV resistance protein N-like; amino-acid sequence: MDPLEVKKGKFEEELAKHEEKFKDNEKVQRWREALCEASNIHGWHYKHNCSESKFIQEIVKEISNFKLNRMPLFVAKYPVGISHRVEAIKLLLDIGSNDVRVIKVYGLGGVGKTTTAKAVYNMIYVHFEGSSFLENVKDKFETFDGAIKLQETLLYDILGGINLKVHNACRGINLIKERLSNKRILLILDDVDRSDQIETLIGKCDLFASGSRIIITTRDKNLLATLGKGLLTYRVKELDDHEAHELFCLHAFQRNKPKEDYLEIANQFISYAKGIPLALAILGADLYGRNKMEWKSALNKYEKIPNKEIQKILQKSYEGLDETERDIFLDIACLFKGFCKSYVVDILNSCNLYPIIGIQRLTEKCLITVDRHDKLWMHDLVEQMGREIVRQESPHIPGMRSRLWCYEDSLEVLTKNTGSKKIRGLMICSPKRAKLQLEAKCLEKMKNLKYLIVNNVDICGGIEYLPNELRLLDWPEFPFSSLPFNFRPQKLIALNMPESQVILDRLLEMGQFRNLTYMNFRSCQYIKKLSDLSIATPNIKQLNLNECRNLVEVHDSVGCLDKLEKWDLFDCTELRILPSCLMTKSLKHLNLYMCKRLEKFPDIPHEMDGLKYLTFIGTAIKELPLSFGNLTGLEELHLGSDFRAA